The Phoenix dactylifera cultivar Barhee BC4 chromosome 9, palm_55x_up_171113_PBpolish2nd_filt_p, whole genome shotgun sequence genome window below encodes:
- the LOC103701898 gene encoding pentatricopeptide repeat-containing protein DOT4, chloroplastic, which yields MRWRAAAAFSSLESLLQALSTSGSLPQIAQLHQHLLVRGLAAAPFRATKLLQLYADAGDLPSALRLFAALPCPSVFAWTPILALLSRSGDHLRCLATYAAMRSAAVPPDGYVFPSVLRSSAAAAHPSAVHADAVKFGSDAVLPVRNALIDAYSKVGDTASARRVFDLTDGRDLVSWNSMISAYVNAGYVGLALDLLTSVESDGCEPDLVTWNIVMDGYSRAGRCDEALKIFDQISDPNVVSWTTLISCYSRCGNQEAALAIFRRMTGAATVPPDQDTLSCVISCCRNVARLANGREAHAYGLKTMAADAFYSSAGAALITMYASCGKLSTAEQVFLMMDPADVVAWNAVILGFAHCGLDHTALEHFRAMQSRGIRSDETTVATILPACDLNLGKQIHAHAARRYAGSSALVWNALMNMYSRSGCIKDAYLVFSRMVSRDVVSWNTMIGAYGSHGLGKEALEFMDLMKGLGPKPNAITFTNALVACSHGGMVDEGLELFESLTRSCGSAPTMEQYACVVDLLARAGRFEEAAGFIERMAVRPSKSVWGALLAACRTHQNVEFGRLAFEQLVLLEPENPGNYVTMSNIYTRAGQWEEAKKVRRMMEKRELVKPSGYSWIEAA from the coding sequence ATGAGATGGAGAGCTGCCGCCGCCTTCTCCTCTCTCGAATCCCTCCTCCAAGCCCTGTCCACCAGCGGATCCCTCCCCCAGATAGCCCAGCTCCACCAGCACCTTCTCGTCCGCGGCCTCGCCGCCGCCCCCTTCCGCGCCACCAAGCTCCTCCAGCTCTACGCCGACGCCGGCGACCTCCCCTCCGCCCTCCGCCTTTTCGCCGCCCTCCCCTGCCCCTCCGTCTTCGCCTGGACCCCCATCCTCGCCCTCCTCTCCCGCTCCGGCGACCATCTCCGCTGCCTCGCCACCTACGCCGCCATGCGCTCCGCCGCCGTCCCTCCCGACGGCTACGTCTTCCCCTCCGTCCTCCGCTCGTCCGCCGCAGCCGCCCACCCGTCCGCCGTCCACGCCGACGCCGTCAAGTTCGGGTCCGACGCCGTCCTCCCCGTCCGCAACGCCCTCATCGACGCCTACTCCAAGGTCGGGGACACCGCCAGCGCTCGCCGCGTCTTCGATCTGACGGACGGCCGTGATCTGGTCTCCTGGAACTCGATGATCAGCGCTTACGTCAACGCCGGGTACGTCGGATTGGCGCTGGACCTGCTGACGTCCGTGGAATCAGACGGCTGCGAACCCGATCTCGTGACGTGGAACATAGTAATGGATGGCTACAGTCGCGCGGGCCGCTGCGACGAGGCGCTTAAGATCTTTGATCAAATATCTGATCCGAACGTGGTCTCGTGGACCACGCTGATCTCGTGCTATTCTCGTTGCGGGAATCaagaggcggcgctggcgatTTTTAGAAGGATGACGGGTGCGGCAACTGTTCCGCCGGACCAGGATACTCTGTCCTGCGTCATCTCCTGCTGCCGCAACGTGGCACGTTTAGCTAACGGCCGAGAGGCGCACGCCTACGGCCTGAAGACCATGGCCGCGGACGCGTTCTATAGTTCCGCAGGAGCAGCGTTAATTACGATGTACGCTAGCTGCGGTAAGCTCTCGACGGCCGAACAGGTTTTTCTGATGATGGACCCCGCCGATGTGGTGGCGTGGAATGCGGTGATCCTCGGATTCGCCCATTGTGGATTGGATCACACGGCGCTGGAACACTTTAGAGCCATGCAGTCGCGAGGCATCCGAAGTGACGAGACCACGGTCGCCACCATCCTTCCGGCGTGCGATCTGAACCTAGGCAAGCAAATCCATGCGCACGCGGCACGGCGCTATGCCGGATCCTCCGCCCTCGTGTGGAATGCACTGATGAACATGTACTCAAGATCAGGGTGCATCAAGGATGCTTATCTGGTGTTCTCTCGCATGGTTTCACGGGATGTGGTCTCGTGGAACACGATGATTGGAGCTTATGGGTCACATGGGCTGGGGAAGGAAGCACTCGAGTTCATGGACTTGATGAAGGGGCTGGGGCCCAAGCCCAATGCTATAACGTTCACGAATGCTCTCGTGGCGTGCAGCCATGGCGGGATGGTGGACGAGGGGCTGGAGCTGTTTGAGAGCTTGACTCGGAGCTGCGGCTCGGCGCCGACAATGGAGCAGTACGCCTGCGTGGTGGATTTGCTCGCACGTGCCGGGAGGTTCGAGGAAGCGGCAGGGTTTATCGAGAGGATGGCGGTAAGGCCGAGCAAGAGCGTGTGGGGGGCGCTGCTAGCGGCGTGCCGAACGCACCAGAATGTGGAGTTCGGACGGTTGGCCTTTGAGCAGTTGGTCCTGCTCGAGCCGGAAAACCCAGGGAATTATGTAACGATGTCAAATATATATACCAGGGCAGGCCAGTGGGAGGAAGCCAAGAAGGTGAGGAGAATGATGGAGAAAAGAGAGCTGGTGAAGCCGTCGGGTTATAGTTGGATTGAAGCAGCATAG
- the LOC103701808 gene encoding cyclin-dependent kinase inhibitor 1-like, producing the protein MRKCKEIGDVAVMEVRTRARRTALAAAAAAAAAAAAAGRGRSSKRRKAVVGSGEIQISYLQLRSRRLVMKPRITTSTANSGSRRCPSSEVGLISRHSSNVSCEAAPEEPPSPSGDPEDCEVLDTAARYSGCSSDGKETTLSSSRVEEWSDLEPTVERTSRRRWRAEMMPSEAEIEEFFAVAERDERQRFAAKYNYDIVDDAPVEGRYEWIRIP; encoded by the exons atGAGGAAGTGCAAAGAGATCGGAGATGTCGCAGTGATGGAGGTGAGGACGCGGGCGCGGAGGACGGCCCTTGCAGCTgcggctgctgctgctgctgcggcggcggcggcggggaggGGCAGAAGCTCGAAGAGGAGGAAGGCCGTGGTGGGGTCGGGAGAGATCCAGATCTCGTACCTCCAGCTCCGGAGCCGGAGACTCGTCATGAAACCTCGGATCACGACATCCACGGCGAATTCCGGCAGCCGGCGGTGCCCGAGCTCCGAGGTCGGCCTGATCTCCCGGCACTCTAGCAACGTCTCCTGCGAGGCCGCCCCAGAGGAGCCCCCTTCGCCGTCCGGTGACCCGGAG GACTGCGAGGTTCTGGACACCGCGGCGCGTTACTCCGGGTGCAGCAGTGACGG GAAGGAGACGACGCTGTCGAGTAGCCGAGTAGAGGAATGGAGCGATCTGGAACCGACGGTGGAGAGGACATCGAGGAGGCGATGGAGAGCGGAGATGATGCCGTCGGAGGCAGAGATCGAGGAGTTCTTCGCGGTGGCGGAGAGAGACGAGCGGCAGCGATTCGCCGCCAA GTACAACTACGATATCGTCGACGACGCCCCGGTGGAGGGCCGGTACGAGTGGATCCGTATCCCatga
- the LOC103701809 gene encoding putative dihydroflavonol 4-reductase codes for MGIEPGMKVVVTGASGYLGGRLCRRLVAEGHAVRAFVRRSSDLSSLPPSLELAYGDVTDLPSLIAACSGCDLLFHTAALVEPWLPDPSRFFAVNVGGLKNVLQAFRETETLQRIIYTSSFFALGPTDGYVADEKQMHQGKVFCTEYEKSKAMADRIALQAAADGIPVVLLYPGVIYGPGKITTGNIVARILIERFNGRLPGYIGSGSDRTSFCHVEDVVSGHIAAMHKGRVGERYLLAGENASFKHVFDIAALITKRKRPWFHIPLWVIEIYGWISVFFSRITGKLPLISYPTVRVLGHQWAYSCEKAKEELGYSPRSLNEGLTEILLWLKSLGLIQY; via the exons ATGGGAATCGAGCCGGGAATGAAGGTGGTGGTGACGGGGGCGTCCGGGTACCTGGGCGGCAGGCTCTGCCGCCGGCTGGTGGCGGAGGGCCACGCCGTGCGGGCGTTCGTGCGGCGGAGCAGCGATCTcagctccctccctccctccctcgaaCTCGCTTACGGCGATGTCACCGACCTCCCCTCCCTCATCGCCGCCTGCTCCGGCTGCGACCTCCTCTTCCACACCGCTGCCCTCGTCGAACCCTGGCTCCCCGATCCATCTCGATTCTTCGCC GTCAACGTCGGAGGGTTGAAGAATGTGCTGCAAGCTTTCAGAGAGACCGAGACGCTGCAGAGGATAATATATACGTCGTCATTTTTCGCTCTCGGTCCTACTGATGGATATGTTGCAGACGAGAAGCAG ATGCATCAGGGGAAGGTATTCTGCACAGAATATGAAAAATCCAAGGCTATGGCTGATAGGATTGCATTGCAGGCTGCAGCAGATGGGATACCAGTTGTTCTTCTCTATCCAGGAGTCATTTATGGTCCTGGAAAAATTACAACTGGAAATATTGTTGCACGAATC CTGATTGAACGTTTCAATGGACGCTTACCTGGTTATATAGGCAGTGGGAGTGATAGGACATCATTTTGCCATGTTGAAGATGTTGTCAGCGGACATATAGCAGCAATGCATAAGGGAAGAGTAGGTGAAAGGTACCTTCTGGCtggagaaaatgcatctttcaaACATGTTTTTGACATAGCTGCGCTCATCACGAAAAGAAAGAGGCCGTGGTTTCACATCCCTCTATGGGTGATAGAAATCTATGGATGGATATCAGTTTTCTTTTCTCGAATCACAGGAAAACTCCCACTTATCAGTTATCCA ACTGTGCGAGTATTGGGACATCAATGGGCATATTCCTGTGAGAAGGCCAAAGAAGAGTTAGGTTATAGTCCTAGAAGCTTGAATGAGGGTTTGACCGAGATCCTCCTATGGCTCAAGAGCTTGGGATTGATACAATACTAA
- the LOC120111994 gene encoding uncharacterized protein LOC120111994, translating to MRVPELRSPLHLASRAPIGVLEHNPDLRHSAFKPTSPAAKAVVDQLLRIADKGILDDLLISSITALGCLSKTFRATETRIIGPLVRLLDERKAIVSREAVIALTKFVCKENFLCVEHSKAIIEAEGAKHLVQLVYFGEQLQTEALILLCYVSLNVLESEDLAQAGVLAVLAWASKQGHLVQDSRVDSSLPEARGRMELYQSRRSR from the exons ATGAG GGTCCCTGAGCTCCGATCGCCTCTCCATCTCGCTTCCCGAGCTCCGATCGGCGTCCTCGAGCACAACCCCGACCTCCGCCACTCCGCCTTCAAGCCCACCTCGCCTGCCGCCAAGGCGGTCGTCGACCAACTCCTCCGGATCGCCGACAAGGGCATCCTCGACGATCTTCTGATTTCCAGCATCACCGCTCTCGGCTGCCTGTCGAAGACCTTCCGGGCGACGGAGACGCGGATCATCGGGCCTCTGGTGCGGCTGCTGGACGAGAGGAAAGCCATCGTGTCGAGGGAGGCGGTGATTGCCCTGACCAAGTTCGTGTGCAAGGAGAATTTCCTTTGCGTCGAGCATTCCAAGGCCATCATCGAAGCCGAAGGGGCCAAGCACCTCGTCCAGCTGGTGTATTTTGGGGAGCAGCTCCAGACCGAGGCGTTGATTCTCTTGTGTTACGTCTCCCTCAACGTGCTGGAGAGTGAGGATCTCGCACAGGCAGGGGTCCTTGCGGTCCTCGCCTGGGCTTCGAAGCAGGGGCACTTGGTGCAGGACTCCAGGGTGGACTCCTCCTTGCCGGAGGCCAGAGGTCGGATGGAGCTCTATCAATCAAGAagatctcgatga